In the genome of Luteitalea pratensis, the window TCGTCGTGCGTTGTTGGGCGCCGCTGGCACAGCCGCAGCTGCCGCGGCCCTGCAGGTCGTCCCGTCCTCGTCTGCGTTCGCGCAGCGTACCGGGCCCACTCCGGCATCGCTCGGCAAGGGGCCGGGCCGCATCAAACTTGGCGTGTCGTCCTACTCGTACTGGCACTTCCGGCCGGAGAACGACCCGTATCCGATCGAGAAGGTCATCGAGCATGCCGCGTCGGTCGGCGTCGAGGGCGTGGACATCCTGCACCGCCAGATGAAGGGCGAGGACAACGCGTACCTGCAGCGCCTCAAGAAGCACGCGTTCGTCAACGGCATCGACCTGATCGCGTTGTCCATTCACCAGGGCTTCGTGTTCCCGGATGCCGCCGAGCGGCAGAAGAACATCGACCACACGGTGCACTGCATGGAACTGGCCTACGCGATGGGCATCCCGTGCCTGCGCCTGAACACCGGCCGCTGGAACACCACCAAGTCGTTCGACGACCTGATGGCCAACAAGGGCATCGAGCCAGTGCTGCCCGGTGCGACCGAAGCCCAGGGCTTCGAATGGTGCATCTCGTCGATCGAGAAGTTGTTGCCGACCGCCGAGAAGCTCGGTGTGGTGTTGGCCCTCGAGAACCACTGGGGCCTGGCACGCACCGCCGACGGGCTGATGCGGATCGTCGACGCCGTCAACTCGCCATGGCTCGGCGTGCTCGCCGACACGGGCAACTTCCTCGACGATCAGTACGCGCAGTTCGAGAAGATCGCACCAAAGACGGTCTTCGTGCAGGCCAAGACGTACGAGGGCGGCGGCGAGTGGTACTCGCTCGACATCGACTACGCCCGCATCGCGAAGATCCTCGCCGCGCAGCAGTATCGCGGCTATGTCTCGCTGGAGTTCGAAGGCAAGGCGCCCGCCCAGGAGGCGGTGCCGAAGGCCGTCGCACAACTGCGGGCGGCGTTCAAGGGGTAGGGGAGGACTTACGTCTCAAGGCTCAGGTCTCAAGCAAGACATGCGACCTAAGACCTGAGACCTGAGACTTGTAGCCTGCGGCCTGCAGCCTACCGCCCGGCCTGCAGGCTGTAGGCTACAGGCTGCAGCCTGTCAGTGTTTCGCAAACACGCTCGTCTTGCCGCCTTCGGTGAAGGCGAGCGTGTCGTACTTCTGCGGGTTCGCGCCTTCCATGCCCGGCGAGCCGACCGGCATGCCGCGCACGGCGATGCCCTTGATGGCGGGTTTCTCCGCGAGCAGCTTCTTGACGTCGGCCGCGGGCACGTGGCCCTCGACGACGTACGGTCCCACCAGTGCCGTGTGGCACGACGTGGCGGTGGGCGGTACCTTCTGCTGCTGCCGGATGCTCGTCAGGTCGTCACGATGCTGCGTTTCAACCGTGAAGCCGGCCGCCTTGAGGTGCTCCACCCACTTGGTGCAACAGCCGCAGGTGGGCGTCTTGTACACGACCACGGTCGGAAGTTTGGCTTGCGCCGCGGCGATCACGCCGGCGAGTGTCAGGGTCATCACCAGCGCGCCACTGAAACGCGCCACGAAGGTCTGGGTCACCGAATCTCTCCTCGCCTCACACCTTACCATCGTCATTGGTGGGACGGCTCTCCGAGCCGTCCATCGCCTACCCCGCCGAACAGGGGACCATTCGGCGTCGGCCATGGACCGCTCGGAGAAAGCGAGGGTCATGGACCGCTCGGAGAGCGGTCCCTACCTTGGTAACGGTGTCTCCATCTCGGCGGCCATCCACGTGACGACGGCGATCGCCGCGGCCGCCTTGGCCATCTCCTTGGGGTCGATTCGCTCGACCGTATCCGCGGGCGTGTGGTGAATCTGGAAATACCTCGCCGCATCACCCGCGAGTGCCATCGTCGGCACCTGGCCGGCCTGCGCGATCGGGCCGATGTCGGCGCCGCCACCGCCCGGCCCGAGAGGTGGGAAGCCGAGCGGCTGCAGCAGGTCGACAACGTCGGCCATCATCTGGCGCGCGCGCTCGTTGCCGGAAAAACCGAGACGCATCGGTTCGAACACGCCGATGTCTGACTCGAGCGCCATGACGTGCTTCGACGCCGAGGCCACGTACCCGTCACGGTACGCCGTGGCGCCGCGCAGGCCGTTCTCCTCGTTCGTGAACAGCACCACGCGCACGGTCCGGCGCGGGTGCAGCCCGAGCTTCTTCATGAGACGCGCGGCCTCCCACGTGACGATGCACCCGACGCCATCGTCGGAGGCACCGACTGCGGCATCCCAGGAATCGAAGTGCCCGCCGACCACCACGATCTCGTCGGCCCGCTCCCGCCCGGTGACCTCGCCGATCACGTTGGCGCTCTCGACGTCTGGAAGCGTCGCCGCCGCCATCCGAAGCGTCACGGTGACCGGCACGCCGCGTGCGGCGAGACGGGCGAGGCGCTGCGAGTCCTCCACAGGCAGGGCCGCGGCAGGAATCTGCGGCGTACCCTGCAGGTAGCTCACGGCGCCCGTATGGGGCGTCCGCAGGCCGATCGGGCCAACAGAGCGCACGAGCACGGCGACGGCGCCATGACGGGCGGCGTTGATCGCGCCGTTGGCGCGATACGCGACCGTCTGGCCGTAGCTCGTGAACGGCACGTCGTACAGGACGACGCGCCCCGGCACATCGGAGGCGCGCTTGTTCAACTCGTCGAAACTGCGAACCACGATCAGCGGGGCAGTGATACCGCCGGCTGGCGTGCCCACACTGCCGCCGAGCCCCAGCATGACCAGTGGCGACCGGACAGGTGTCTCGATCGCGAGCGATTCCTCGCCGCGCACCCAATGCGGCGCCATCGTCTTCTCGAGCCGGACGTTCTCGAGTCCGTCACCGCGCATCGTCTCGGCTGCCCACTCGCACGCGAGCTGCAGGTTGCGCGTGCCAGTCAACCGGCCGCCGAAGGTGTCGCACAGCTCGGCGAGACGGTCCCATGCCGCGGTGGAGCCGACACTGGCGTCGACGAGTCGCTGCACGTCGCGTTGGTAGGGCGTGAGCCACGCGGCGACGGCACTGCCGGCCGATGTCTGCGCCTGCAGGTCTGAACGGGACACCTGCGCGGCAGCGAGGACGGCGGGCACTGTGGTGAGGAAGCGGCGACGGGTCGGCATCGGGGCGATTATCCGGGAAGTGCAGGATTTCAGGCGCCCAGAAATTTGACTGCCGCCACCGGGGTCATGAGGGTCCAGGTGGCCACCCGGCCGCTCCCCAATAGACTCTACGGAACAAAGCCTGCTACGCGTCCCGCGCATGTCCCCCAGCTCGTGCCCGTCGGGGCCGTCGGCTCCAACCCGTTGTCAACCGGACAAACAACGACTCGGTATACTCGAACTGAGGCGAAATGGATTTCGAGTGGGATCCAGTCAAAGATGCCGACAACCACTCGAAGCACGGCGTCACGTTCAAGGACGCATCAACCGTATTTGGCGACCCGCTGGCGGTGACAATCGCGGATCCGGATCATTCGAGCGACGAACAGCGATTCTTGACCGTCGGGGCGACGGCTCAGCAGCGACTGCTGATCGTCGCCCATACTGACCGAGACGATCGGATTCGCATCATCAGTGCACGGCCCGTGACGAGTGCCGAGCGCCGAACATACGAACATGACGGACAAGAAACCGACCGATGGAATGAGACCGGAGTACGACCTCACCGGTGGCGTGCGAGGGAAGTACTACGAGCGGTATCAGCAAGGCACGAACATCGTGCTACTCGAGCCTGATCTCGCCAGGGTGTTTCGAGACTCTGGTTCAGTCAACAAGGCGCTGCGCGTGTATCTTGCCGAGCACGGTGAGCCACCTCCGTCGAAAGCGCGAAAGGCCGGCTAAGATCTGGAAGGCGGGTTTCTATGCCGCCATGCGCGGCCGGTACTTGGATGCGATCACGCGGTTGCTCTGGCCATGCCAAAGACCTAGGTCGCCCTGACGCTCGACCCTGAACTGCTCGACCGCGTGGACCACCTCGTGGCCCGGCAGCGCTTCCGCAATCGTAGCCAGGCGATTGAGGCAGCGCTCGCGGTAAAGCTGTCTCGATTGGCCCGCACTCGCGTGGCCGAGGAGTGCGCCAGGCTCGACCCGACGGAGGACCGTCTGCTGGCCGACGAGGGCCTGGGGGCTGCGAATGAATCATGGCCCGAATACTGAGGGGCGAGATCGGCGGCTGATCTCATGCTCGCGGTCCACTACGAGGCCGCTCACGCGCTGCTGTACGCCGTCGGGCCAGGTCACGGTGGCAGTGATCGGACCGGCACTGGCACCCAGGCCGACGTACAGCCGATCGTCAGAGGACGAGAGGTAGCTGCCGCCGGAATGGACGCGGCGCACGATCGGCGGCTGGCCTGGAACGTCGATCCGCACCGAGGCACCGACGGCGCGCCTGTTCGTCTTCGGCTGCGTCAATCTCAGTCGCAGCCAGTGACCGGCACCGCTGGTGACGTTGTGCAGCAGGCGGACCGGGCCGCCGTTGTTGGTGACGACGACATCGACGCGGCCATCGAGGTCGAGATCGCCGAGTGCCGCGCCCCGACCGACCCCGAGCAACTCCAGGCCCGGCCCGGCCTCGGCGGTGACGTCCCGCAGACGCACGGTCGCGTTCGGCGATGTAGACGGCCGGCTTGCGGTGAGGGGGACGGGTGGCGGGTGGTTCTGAGATGGACGGCTCAGAGAGCCGTCCCTACCATCAATGGGCGGCGGGTTCCCGGCACCCGTCACCCGTAACCCGATTCCCGGTCCTGTGGTGAACAGCTGATTGCGCTGGCGGAAGGGGTTGGGTGTCGCGCGCAGGCTCGGAATCAGGTTGACGGCGCCGTTGGCAACGAACAACTCGAGCCAGCCGTCGTTGTCGGCATCGAACCAGTCAGCGCCGAATCCGGTCATCATCGCGGTCGGCGCTGCCAGTCCCACCGCCGCGCGACGGTCCTCGAAACCCCCTTTGCCATCGTTCTCGTAGAGCACGAACGTTTCGCCGACGATGTTGGTGACGACGAGGTCTTCGTCGCCGTCGCGATCGTAGTCGCCCGAGGCGATGCCCATGCTGCCTTCCGGACGTCCCGCGGCGTTGTACGCGGTGCCGGCGAGCAGGCCCATGTCCTCAAAGGTGCCGTCGTGCTGGTTCATCCACAGCTGGTTCGGCGTCGCGTCGTTGGCCACGTAGATGTCGGGCCAGCCGTCGGCGTCGTAGTCACCGATGGCCACGCCAAGCCCGTTGCCATCTGCGCGCGTGATGCCGGCCTTCTCGCTCGCGTCCTCGAACGTGCCATCGCCGCGATTGCGCAAGAGACGATCGGGCACGGGACGATAGGCCAGCGGCGCGCAGTAATCACGCTGCCCGGCGGGCTCGGCGCACGGCTTGTTGCCGGCTGGCGTGAAGTCCACGTAATTGGCGACATACAGGTCGAGGAAGCCGTCGCGGTCGTAGTCGAAGAACGCAGCGCTGCTGCTCCAGCGTGGGTCGTTGGCGTTGGCCGCGGCGGTCACGTCCACGAAGCGTCCGTCGGCCTCGTTGCGAAACAGCACGTTGTCGCCGAACGTGGTGACGTAGAGATCGAGATCGCCGTCGTTGTCGACGTCGCCGACGGCCGTGCCCATGCCCTGTGCAACAAGCCCGACACCAGCCTGCGTGGTGACATCGGTGAACCGCAGCGTGCCGCCAGGCTTGTCGAGGTCGTTGCGAAACAACCTGGAGGTCGGAGGTTCGGGGGGCGGAGATGGACGGCTCCCGCCTTCGCCAAGGCTGCGGCGCGCAGGCAGAGAGCCGTCCCTACCTGCCGCCGCCCGGTGCCCGGTGCCCGGCGGGTTCGCGTCAGTTCCCGGAGCACCCTGCACGAGGAAGACGTCGAGATCGCCGTCGTTGTCGTAGTCGAACACGGCCACGCCCGCGCCCATGATCTCCGGCAGCCAGTAGTCGCCGCGGGCGCCGTTGTCGTGCACGAAGCGTAGTCCGGTTTTGTCGGCGATGTCCTCGAAACGAGGTCTGCCAGGCTGCTGGGCGTGTAGCATCAGCCCGCTGACCATGAGAAGCATGGCGATGCAGACGTGATGGCCGGCTCGGAGAGCCGGCCCTACCCTGTGAGTACCCGGCACGTCGTGCGGGCAGGCTGCAGGCTGCAGGCTGTAGGCCATGGCTATTTGAGTTTCTCCAAATCCCTCTCGATGGCTGCCGCGACGTCGGCGAGGCCGTAGCGCCGCGCCCTGGCCAATGCCTCTTCGCTCAAGCGACGGCCGGTCGCGATGTCGCCCTTGCGCACGTGCAGGGCAGCGGCGGCGTGCATGTACCGCACGCTCTCCGCATCGTCGGGAAGGGCCAGTAGCGAAAGTTGCGCGAGTGCGTCGTCGAGACGCCCTTGCGCGACCAGGATGCGGGCGAGGTTGAAGCGCAGGCCGCGCACGCGAGGATTGGCCGCGACCGCCCGACGGTACGACCCTTCCGCGACGGCGAGCCGGCCACTGCTTTCCTGGATCAGGCCGAGCGCGTTGAGCGCCTCGGCATCCTGCGGGTTGGCCTCGACGGCAAGACGCAGGATGGGCTCGGCGCGCGCGGGCTCCTTCACCGCCAGCAAGGCGAGCCCGAAAGCACGGTGCGCCTCGGCCAGTTGCAGGCCGCGTGCGGTCACCGCACGGTAGTGCTCCTCGGCCTTCGCCATGTTGCCGGTCCGCGCGTACAGCGTGATCAGGTTGACGTGCGCCTGCAGCAGCGCCGGGTCCCGCACCAGCGCGTCCTCATGAAGGGCGATCGCCTTCGCATCTTCGGCACGCCCGGCGAGACCCAGGCCGCGCTGCAGCAGCGCCCTGGCGTCGTCGCGGACGGCAGCGAGGCGGGATGCGTACGGGTCGGCCGGCATCGGCCAGCAGTTGAGACACTGCTGCTGCCTGGCGATGGAGGCGCGGGCGGCTGCCAGGTCGCCGGCCTTGCGATGGACCTGGGCAAGGGCGTAGTGCGCAGCGCCGAAGGTCGGCACAAGCGCGACGGCGCGCTCGAACTGCGTGCGGGCCGTGGTCATGTCGCCGTCGACGATCGCAAGCCGGCCGAGTCCGTACCGCGCGGCAGGCTCGGCGTCGGGCATGGTGACGGCGAGGTCATACGCCGCGCGCGCCTCGGCCAGTCGTCCGGCATCGAGCAGCGCGTCGGCATGACGCAACGCCAGCAGCGGTGACGGCGCCAGCGCAGTGGCCTTGCCGAAATACTCGGCGGCGTCGTCGTGGCGACCCATCCGGGTCGCCAGCGTGCCCGAGAGGGCCCACCAGTCGACGGCTGTGGGCGCAAGTCGCCGGGCCTCGGCATAGACCGTGACGGCAAGCTCGTATTGCTCCCACGCGTGCAGCACGAGACCGAGTTGTCCGACTGCCTCCGCGTCGTTCGGACGGCGCGTGGCGGTTTCACTCGCGGCGCCAATCTGGGCGCGGGCGTCACTTGGATAGCTGTCGACAGGAATGGTTCGCCAGTCGGCCGCCGGCTGCAGCATCAGGGCCGACGCCAGCATCAGGGCGGCGAGGCGCACGAAGAGCACACGGGCATTACAGCACGGTTGGTAGGGCCCGCTCTCCGAGCGGGCCGTCTCCGCGGCGACACGATCGATGTACGGCCGATGACGTCCACGGTCGGACATGGACGGCTCTCGCCTTCGCCAAGGCTCCGGCGCGCAGGCGGAGAGCCGTCTGGACGGCTCGGAGAGCCGTCCCTACCAACAAAAAGCCCCGGCAGCCTGTGGGCTACCGGGGCGAAGGTCACCCCACGAGGGGAGACGTCAGAGTTGGGTAGGGCCGGGCTCGGAGAGCCGGCCCTACCTGGATTCACTAGAACGCGAAGCGCAGGCCGAGCTGGATACGCCGCGGCGTTCGGGCCAGCGTACGAAGACGCATGAAGTTCAGCGACGTGATGGCGCGATCGGCGGTGGCCGGGCTGGCCCACTGCGTATGGTTCAGCACGTTGCTCGACTCCGCACGGAACTCCATGCGGTAGCGGCCAACCGGGATCGCCTTGAACAGCGAGAAGTCAAGGTTCCAGTTCGACGGCCCACGGAACGAGTTGCGCCCGCTGTTGCCCCAGGCGTTGCCTGGCTGGCTGAACTGGCTCGGGTCGTACCACGGGCCATTGGGCCCTGCCTCGTTGAAGTTGCCTTCGAGTTCGCCGCTTACATTGCCGGTCTGGAGGCCACCCTGCTGGTTCAGAAGGGCGTTGTCACCGGTGACGGAAAACGGCGTGCCCGACACCCACGACCCGATGCCGTTGATCTGCCATGCCTTCAGGAGCATCGCGAGAACGCCCGAGTCCTCCCTGAACCACGGCAGTTCGTACACGAAGCCCATCTGGAGCATGTGCGGGCGGTCATACCCCGCGCGCGCGTAGTTGCGTCCGATCTGTGACGGCTGGTTCCAGCTCAGGCCCACCCATCCATCGTCATCGGCCTCGTTGAGCGCCTTCGAGAAGGTGTAGGCGCCCTTGAGGAGGAGGCCATTCCTGAACGGACGGTTCACGGCCATCTGGAGCGAGTGGTAGCGCGCCTTGGTGCGCGCGCCCCACAGCAGGATGTCGGCGGTGCCTGCCTGCGCGGAAAACTGCCGATTGGCGTTGCCACCGCTTTCCGCGTAGTTCAGGTTGAGGTCCGCGTAGCCGTTGTTGGTCGCGGTACCCACGTATCCCGTGCTCAGTGAGATTTCGCCGGGAAGGCGGCGCTCGACGAACACGTTCCACGAGTCGATCGTGCCGCGCTGCACGTTGCCGACCTCTGGCGTGCGCATGGTGACACCGCGCGGCAGGGGAGTGACGCCGGTCGAGAGGTCGGGGTTCGCCGCCGGAGGAATGCCCAGCCCGATATCGCCGTACGGGATGGCCGCGACGGGCCCCGTGGCGCCATAGGCGATCGTGGACGGGTAGAACCCGCGAAGCGGCCGCGACCACGGGAGTGGGTTGAACGTACGACCGTAACCGGCACGGAACACCGTGTCGTCGTTGATGCGGTAGGCCGCACCGACGCGGGGCGCAAACAGGTTCTTCTGCGACTCGTAGCCCAGGTCGCTGCTCTTTTCGCTGAAGAGCACGTTGAACGTCGCCAGGTCGAGCTGCTCGAAGCTGCGGTCGTCACGCTGCATGAGCGGGTAGTACTCCCAGCGGAGACCGGCATTGAGCGTCAGCTTGTCGCTCACCTGCCAGCGGTCGTTGATGTACAGGCCGTACTGGTCCTCGTTCGTGGTCATCTCCTCGAACTGGACGCTCTTGCCATACTCGCTCATCTGGCCAAGAAGGAACGCACCGTAGTTGTTCCAGATAGTGGCCGAGTACCCCGGAATGCCCGTGATCGCGCCGTTGAAGCTGAACGTGCCACGGGGGTTGTTGAATTCGGGCTGCCAGTGGTCGAGACCGAGCTTGACGAGGTCGAAGCCGGAACGAATCTCGTGCCTGCCGGCGACCTTCGTGACGTTGGTCGAGAACGTGTAGTTGAACTCGCGGCGCTGGACCGGTGTCCACCCGTCGTTGTTGCCGATTACGCCCAGTCCCGTGTTGATCTGCGGCATGCCCGAATACAGGAGCGGGTCAGCCGAGCCGGGGCCGGTCGTGCCGGCGCTGTTGGTGCCGGGGATCTTGAACAGGTCGAGCCCGTAGTTGGTGCCGTAGTCAGGACCCCGCGACGCGTGCTCCATCACGTTGGACCCGAACGTGGCGTCCCAGATCAACGTCGGGTTGATCGTGTAGGTCTGTCCGATGCTCCACAGATCCACCGTGGTGTCGCCGCCGCCGGGCTCGTCGAAGGGCAGCTTGAAGAGTGACTGCACCGACGCGTCCATCATCGAGTACTTGGCCCAGATCTGGTTGGCGGAGGTGCGGTTCCAGTTCACCTTGAAGTCGACGTTGTCTCGCTTCGCCTCTGGGAAGCGTGCGACTTCATAGTTGTTCTGCAGGCCGCTGTTCGTGCCGGCTGCGTTCGGCGCCGGGTACTGCGACTGGATGGTCTGCGAGATCGAGCTTATCCGGCTGGCCGGAATCACCGCACCGGGGAACTCGGCCCGACCGGCGCCGGTCGACTGGTTGCCGGTCGCGGGGTCGTACAGCTTGAAATTGGGGTTGACGGCGAGCACTTCGCTGAAGTCGCCCTGGCGCATCCTCGCCGTCGGCACGGTGAACTGCTCGACGAAGCTGTTCTTCTCGAGGTTGCGCTCCCAGCCGCCGAAGAAGAACAGGTTGTTCTTCTTGATCGGACCGCCGACGGTGCCGCCAAGGATGTCGACGCTCGACTCCGGATTTTCCAGGGTAGTCAAATACCCCTGGCGCGCGTTGAAATTGTCCTGGTTACGGAACCAGAACGCCGAACCCCTGAACTGGTTCGTGCCCGACTTGGTCGCGACCGACACCGCGGCGCCGCCGGTCATGCCCTGCGACGCGTCGAAGCTGTTGGTCGAGATGTTGACCGTCTCGATCGTCTCGACTGGCGCGATGTAGCCCGCGTGGTGCGGAAGCCACACGTTGATCGAGGCCGCGCCGTCGATACGCGTCACGTTGTTGTTGTTGTTGGTGCCGTTGACGTTGGTCGCCAGCGCGCGGGCCGGCGTGTCGACCTGATTGTTCTGCGTCACAGTCGGCGTGGCACCGGGTACCAGGTTCATCAGGCCCTGATAGTTCCGGTACTGGTTCAGCGGCAGGTTGACGACATCGGCAGGCTTGAGGTTGACCGAGACGTCAGCCTTGTCGGTCTTGAGCAGGGCGGAATCGGTCGTGACCGTGACCGATTCGGTCAGGGCGCCGACCTCGAGCTTCCCGTCCACGCGGGAGACGTCGTTCTGAGCCACCGGCACGCCGGTCTGGATGTACTCCTTGAAGCCCTGCAGGGAGGCCTTCACCGTCCAGGTGCCGGGCTGCAGGTTGCGGATGGCGTAGGCGCCCGTCTCGTCGGTCACACCGCTGACCTGGAGGCCGGTACCCTCGTTCACCACGGTCACGGTCGCGCCAGGAATGGCCGCGCCAGAATCATCAGTCACCGTACCGGCAATCGTGCCGTACAGCGCTTGTGCCGACGCATTGGCTGGCAGCAGCGCCACGGCTGCTGCGAGGGCAATGGCCAGGCCTCTTGCTAGAAGAGTTCGAACAAGGATCACTAACACCTCCGGAGGGGGTTTGAACGGACAGCACTTGGACACAGGTGCAACCTTTACGCCACTCCGTTGCGGACACCGGACCCTGCCCACGGTTAGTCTGTTAACTCTTTTAACAGTAGAGGGTTGCCTCTGATCCCACGACTAGTAGAAAAGCATGAGGTGGGAAGCCGCTACACCTCACCCGCGCAAACTCCAGAGATTTGGACGCGGGTTCTCCGGATTTTTGGAAGAGGCCTCGGATGGCCATGATTCGCACCGTGGGGGGACAAACAAACGCCCCGGCAACCTGCTGGCCACCGGGGCGAAAGGTCACCCCTTGAGGGGAGACTCAGGACTCAGAGTTGGGTGAGGGCCGGGCTCGGAGAGCCGGCCCTACCTGACTGCTAGAAGGCGAAGCGCAGGCCGAGCTGCACGCGCCGCGGCTGGCGGGCGAGCGTCCGGATGGTCATGAAGTTCGCGTTGGTCATGTCGGTAACCGGGTTCGCCCACTGGGTGTGATTGAACACGTTGGTCGACTCCGCGCGGAACTCCACGCGTCGCTTGCC includes:
- a CDS encoding sugar phosphate isomerase/epimerase family protein; this encodes MSISRRALLGAAGTAAAAAALQVVPSSSAFAQRTGPTPASLGKGPGRIKLGVSSYSYWHFRPENDPYPIEKVIEHAASVGVEGVDILHRQMKGEDNAYLQRLKKHAFVNGIDLIALSIHQGFVFPDAAERQKNIDHTVHCMELAYAMGIPCLRLNTGRWNTTKSFDDLMANKGIEPVLPGATEAQGFEWCISSIEKLLPTAEKLGVVLALENHWGLARTADGLMRIVDAVNSPWLGVLADTGNFLDDQYAQFEKIAPKTVFVQAKTYEGGGEWYSLDIDYARIAKILAAQQYRGYVSLEFEGKAPAQEAVPKAVAQLRAAFKG
- a CDS encoding DUF411 domain-containing protein, which gives rise to MTQTFVARFSGALVMTLTLAGVIAAAQAKLPTVVVYKTPTCGCCTKWVEHLKAAGFTVETQHRDDLTSIRQQQKVPPTATSCHTALVGPYVVEGHVPAADVKKLLAEKPAIKGIAVRGMPVGSPGMEGANPQKYDTLAFTEGGKTSVFAKH
- a CDS encoding M28 family peptidase, yielding MPTRRRFLTTVPAVLAAAQVSRSDLQAQTSAGSAVAAWLTPYQRDVQRLVDASVGSTAAWDRLAELCDTFGGRLTGTRNLQLACEWAAETMRGDGLENVRLEKTMAPHWVRGEESLAIETPVRSPLVMLGLGGSVGTPAGGITAPLIVVRSFDELNKRASDVPGRVVLYDVPFTSYGQTVAYRANGAINAARHGAVAVLVRSVGPIGLRTPHTGAVSYLQGTPQIPAAALPVEDSQRLARLAARGVPVTVTLRMAAATLPDVESANVIGEVTGRERADEIVVVGGHFDSWDAAVGASDDGVGCIVTWEAARLMKKLGLHPRRTVRVVLFTNEENGLRGATAYRDGYVASASKHVMALESDIGVFEPMRLGFSGNERARQMMADVVDLLQPLGFPPLGPGGGGADIGPIAQAGQVPTMALAGDAARYFQIHHTPADTVERIDPKEMAKAAAAIAVVTWMAAEMETPLPR
- a CDS encoding BrnT family toxin → MDFEWDPVKDADNHSKHGVTFKDASTVFGDPLAVTIADPDHSSDEQRFLTVGATAQQRLLIVAHTDRDDRIRIISARPVTSAERRTYEHDGQETDRWNETGVRPHRWRAREVLRAVSARHEHRATRA
- a CDS encoding CopG family ribbon-helix-helix protein translates to MTLDPELLDRVDHLVARQRFRNRSQAIEAALAVKLSRLARTRVAEECARLDPTEDRLLADEGLGAANESWPEY
- a CDS encoding CRTAC1 family protein encodes the protein MLLMVSGLMLHAQQPGRPRFEDIADKTGLRFVHDNGARGDYWLPEIMGAGVAVFDYDNDGDLDVFLVQGAPGTDANPPGTGHRAAAGRDGSLPARRSLGEGGSRPSPPPEPPTSRLFRNDLDKPGGTLRFTDVTTQAGVGLVAQGMGTAVGDVDNDGDLDLYVTTFGDNVLFRNEADGRFVDVTAAANANDPRWSSSAAFFDYDRDGFLDLYVANYVDFTPAGNKPCAEPAGQRDYCAPLAYRPVPDRLLRNRGDGTFEDASEKAGITRADGNGLGVAIGDYDADGWPDIYVANDATPNQLWMNQHDGTFEDMGLLAGTAYNAAGRPEGSMGIASGDYDRDGDEDLVVTNIVGETFVLYENDGKGGFEDRRAAVGLAAPTAMMTGFGADWFDADNDGWLELFVANGAVNLIPSLRATPNPFRQRNQLFTTGPGIGLRVTGAGNPPPIDGRDGSLSRPSQNHPPPVPLTASRPSTSPNATVRLRDVTAEAGPGLELLGVGRGAALGDLDLDGRVDVVVTNNGGPVRLLHNVTSGAGHWLRLRLTQPKTNRRAVGASVRIDVPGQPPIVRRVHSGGSYLSSSDDRLYVGLGASAGPITATVTWPDGVQQRVSGLVVDREHEISRRSRPSVFGP
- a CDS encoding tetratricopeptide repeat protein yields the protein MSDRGRHRPYIDRVAAETARSESGPYQPCCNARVLFVRLAALMLASALMLQPAADWRTIPVDSYPSDARAQIGAASETATRRPNDAEAVGQLGLVLHAWEQYELAVTVYAEARRLAPTAVDWWALSGTLATRMGRHDDAAEYFGKATALAPSPLLALRHADALLDAGRLAEARAAYDLAVTMPDAEPAARYGLGRLAIVDGDMTTARTQFERAVALVPTFGAAHYALAQVHRKAGDLAAARASIARQQQCLNCWPMPADPYASRLAAVRDDARALLQRGLGLAGRAEDAKAIALHEDALVRDPALLQAHVNLITLYARTGNMAKAEEHYRAVTARGLQLAEAHRAFGLALLAVKEPARAEPILRLAVEANPQDAEALNALGLIQESSGRLAVAEGSYRRAVAANPRVRGLRFNLARILVAQGRLDDALAQLSLLALPDDAESVRYMHAAAALHVRKGDIATGRRLSEEALARARRYGLADVAAAIERDLEKLK
- a CDS encoding TonB-dependent receptor, whose protein sequence is MALLPANASAQALYGTIAGTVTDDSGAAIPGATVTVVNEGTGLQVSGVTDETGAYAIRNLQPGTWTVKASLQGFKEYIQTGVPVAQNDVSRVDGKLEVGALTESVTVTTDSALLKTDKADVSVNLKPADVVNLPLNQYRNYQGLMNLVPGATPTVTQNNQVDTPARALATNVNGTNNNNNVTRIDGAASINVWLPHHAGYIAPVETIETVNISTNSFDASQGMTGGAAVSVATKSGTNQFRGSAFWFRNQDNFNARQGYLTTLENPESSVDILGGTVGGPIKKNNLFFFGGWERNLEKNSFVEQFTVPTARMRQGDFSEVLAVNPNFKLYDPATGNQSTGAGRAEFPGAVIPASRISSISQTIQSQYPAPNAAGTNSGLQNNYEVARFPEAKRDNVDFKVNWNRTSANQIWAKYSMMDASVQSLFKLPFDEPGGGDTTVDLWSIGQTYTINPTLIWDATFGSNVMEHASRGPDYGTNYGLDLFKIPGTNSAGTTGPGSADPLLYSGMPQINTGLGVIGNNDGWTPVQRREFNYTFSTNVTKVAGRHEIRSGFDLVKLGLDHWQPEFNNPRGTFSFNGAITGIPGYSATIWNNYGAFLLGQMSEYGKSVQFEEMTTNEDQYGLYINDRWQVSDKLTLNAGLRWEYYPLMQRDDRSFEQLDLATFNVLFSEKSSDLGYESQKNLFAPRVGAAYRINDDTVFRAGYGRTFNPLPWSRPLRGFYPSTIAYGATGPVAAIPYGDIGLGIPPAANPDLSTGVTPLPRGVTMRTPEVGNVQRGTIDSWNVFVERRLPGEISLSTGYVGTATNNGYADLNLNYAESGGNANRQFSAQAGTADILLWGARTKARYHSLQMAVNRPFRNGLLLKGAYTFSKALNEADDDGWVGLSWNQPSQIGRNYARAGYDRPHMLQMGFVYELPWFREDSGVLAMLLKAWQINGIGSWVSGTPFSVTGDNALLNQQGGLQTGNVSGELEGNFNEAGPNGPWYDPSQFSQPGNAWGNSGRNSFRGPSNWNLDFSLFKAIPVGRYRMEFRAESSNVLNHTQWASPATADRAITSLNFMRLRTLARTPRRIQLGLRFAF